Proteins encoded within one genomic window of Panicum virgatum strain AP13 chromosome 1N, P.virgatum_v5, whole genome shotgun sequence:
- the LOC120653351 gene encoding vegetative cell wall protein gp1-like — protein sequence MGSLGPPVILKPRGGKRPWRGLGSRPSAERGRGLVRRAGPRRGSGAASHSTTGERRGRFSPPAPAAHPLLRVQRLHLAELRASPPPSPSLCGASPPPWTWPQAPRSPPAAGRGCGRLPARGRGRPTPASPPRAHARARACRGRPPAALAVPALAVDTSPLEAMDARRRPRRRARMRPRSPCPWTPPCSRPWTPDAGLAAARADALAVDALPRRSPCPLSPCPLSRPFFYPPAPPSIRHRHPSGG from the coding sequence ATGGGGTCACTGGGCCCACCCGTCATACTCAAGCCAAGGGGAGGCAAGAGGCCGTGGCGCGGGTTGGGCTCGAGGCCATCCGCCGAGCGCGGCAGGGGCCTGGTGCGGCGCGCCGGTCCTCGCCGGGGTTCTGGGGCTGCGTCGCACAGCACCACCGGCGAGAGGCGCGGCCGCTTTTCCcctccggcgccggcagccCACCCTCTTCTCCGCGTCCAGCGCCTCCATCTTGCCGAGCTCCGGGCCTCGCCGCCTCCTTCGCCCTCCCTCTGCGGTGCCTCGCCGCCACCATGGACGTGGCCGCAggccccgcgctcgccgccggcggcaggaCGTGGATGTGGACGCCTCCCTGCTCGAGGCCGTGGACGCCcgacgccggcctcgccgccgcgcgcgcacgcacgcgcccGCGCTTGCCGTGGACGCCCTCCCGCGGCGCTCGCCGTGCCCGCGCTCGCCGTGGACACCTCCCCGCTCGAGGCCATGGACGCCcgacgccggcctcgccgccgcgcacggatGCGCCCGCGCTCGCCGTGCCCGTGGACGCCTCCCTGCTCGAGGCCATGGACGCCCGatgccggcctcgccgccgcgcgcgcggacgCGCTCGCCGTGGACGCCCTCCCGCGGCGCTCGCCGTGCCCGCTCTCGCCGTGCCCGCTCTCGCGCCCCTTCTTCtatccgccggcgccgccctccatcCGCCACCGCCATCCATCTGGCGGCTGa